A single Sphingobacteriales bacterium DNA region contains:
- a CDS encoding NAD-dependent epimerase/dehydratase family protein → MKNILITGGAGFIGSHLSLALTEKGYQVTVLDNLHPQIHGEDPETTSPLYRSLRDKVRFIKGDVTDKDDWKKSLPEQQIIVHFAAETGTGQSMYEIERYTHVNVGGTAILLDYLTNEQHAVEKVIVASSRAIYGEGKYFSAQKNQYYYPAGRDEQDLQNGIFELRNPDDESEFLEVCATDEQSRIQPNSIYGLTKYHQEQALMICCKSLNIPCVAFRYQNVYGPGQSLTNPYTGILSIFSNRIKQQKPINVFEDGKESRDFVFIDDVIQATMLGIEKQEADFYSFNVGTGAASSVLDVATALMSNYGIEVSLEVSGQYRKGDIRHNFADLGLIRNKLGFAPAVSFEDGIRQFCQWVSIQAIQSDKYEQSLAEMKAKGLMK, encoded by the coding sequence TTGAAGAATATTCTTATTACAGGCGGCGCGGGTTTTATCGGTTCCCATCTTTCTTTAGCATTGACAGAGAAAGGTTATCAGGTGACCGTTCTGGATAATCTTCATCCGCAGATTCATGGTGAAGACCCTGAAACCACCTCTCCATTGTATCGCTCTTTAAGAGATAAGGTACGATTTATCAAAGGGGATGTCACCGATAAAGACGATTGGAAAAAGTCCCTGCCCGAACAGCAGATAATCGTTCATTTTGCTGCGGAAACCGGTACCGGACAGAGCATGTATGAAATTGAACGGTACACGCATGTCAACGTGGGCGGAACAGCCATCTTGCTGGATTATCTGACCAATGAGCAACATGCAGTGGAAAAGGTAATCGTGGCAAGTTCACGCGCCATTTACGGCGAAGGAAAATATTTTTCCGCACAAAAAAATCAATATTATTATCCAGCCGGCAGAGATGAACAGGATTTGCAGAACGGAATTTTTGAACTGCGCAATCCGGATGATGAAAGTGAGTTTCTGGAAGTTTGTGCTACGGACGAACAGAGCCGTATTCAGCCTAATTCTATCTATGGATTGACGAAATACCATCAAGAGCAGGCGTTGATGATTTGTTGTAAATCCCTTAATATTCCCTGCGTCGCATTCCGCTATCAAAATGTATATGGGCCCGGTCAGTCGCTGACCAATCCATATACGGGTATCCTGTCTATCTTTTCAAACCGGATCAAACAGCAAAAGCCAATCAATGTTTTTGAAGACGGAAAGGAAAGCCGGGATTTTGTGTTCATAGATGATGTGATACAGGCAACGATGCTCGGAATAGAGAAACAGGAAGCGGACTTCTATTCTTTTAATGTGGGCACAGGCGCAGCAAGCAGTGTATTGGATGTGGCTACAGCGCTGATGAGCAATTACGGTATAGAGGTTTCGCTGGAAGTTTCAGGGCAATACAGAAAAGGAGATATTCGCCATAATTTTGCAGACTTAGGGCTGATTAGAAATAAACTCGGCTTTGCTCCGGCAGTTTCTTTCGAAGATGGTATCCGACAGTTCTGCCAATGGGTGAGCATACAGGCCATCCAGTCGGATAAGTACGAACAATCTCTCGCGGAGATGAAGGCGAAAGGCCTGATGAAATAG
- a CDS encoding murein L,D-transpeptidase catalytic domain family protein, with protein sequence MAGISSPYLFTPDNISDKVSGNAVSCFLDGFSAVSAEAMKYALTGYAALNEAGRILQKDIITIVDFSKPSTQERLFVINLKTKSIIAKSLCAHGRNSGENFAEKFSNNAESYQSSLGFYIANETYDGKHGYSLRLDGEEAGINDKARDRGVVVHGADYVSKSFINSTGRLGRSQGCPALPMDRYQKIISLINGGSCFFIYHPNNYYRTHSPILKHYSESCLAEVVSGLEG encoded by the coding sequence ATGGCAGGCATATCGTCTCCTTACCTTTTTACGCCTGATAATATATCTGATAAAGTTTCGGGAAATGCTGTCAGCTGTTTTCTGGATGGGTTTTCCGCCGTTTCTGCAGAGGCGATGAAATATGCCCTGACCGGCTATGCGGCCTTGAATGAAGCAGGCAGAATTCTGCAAAAAGACATCATCACAATCGTTGATTTCAGCAAACCGTCCACTCAGGAACGCTTGTTTGTCATCAACCTTAAAACTAAAAGTATCATCGCTAAAAGTTTATGCGCCCACGGCAGAAACAGCGGGGAAAATTTCGCAGAAAAATTCTCCAACAATGCCGAATCCTATCAGAGCAGTTTAGGCTTCTATATCGCCAATGAAACCTATGACGGCAAACACGGTTATTCGCTGCGCTTAGACGGGGAAGAAGCCGGTATCAACGACAAGGCTCGTGACAGAGGTGTGGTAGTACATGGCGCGGATTATGTCAGCAAATCCTTCATCAACAGTACCGGAAGATTAGGCAGAAGCCAGGGGTGTCCCGCTTTGCCGATGGATAGGTACCAGAAAATCATCAGCCTGATAAATGGCGGCTCCTGCTTTTTTATTTATCATCCGAACAATTACTACAGAACACATTCACCAATCTTAAAACACTACAGTGAATCATGCCTGGCAGAAGTGGTATCCGGCTTAGAAGGGTAA
- a CDS encoding aspartate-semialdehyde dehydrogenase — protein MKVAVVGSTGLVGGEMLKVLTERNFPVTELIPVASERSAGKTITFQGKGYTVVTPQTAIEMKPDLALFSAGGSTSLEWAPRFAEAGITVVDNSSAWRMDPTKKLVVPEINADALTKDDKIIANPNCSTIQMVVVLNPLHQKFKIKRVVVSTYQSVTGTGKKAVDQLMNERANGSSDEMAYKYKIDLNVIPQIDVFLENGYTKEEMKMVKETNKIMRDDNIRVTATTIRIPVMGGHSESVNIEFENDFDLAEVRSLLEKSEGVVVEDDVANFIYPMPMNAHGRDEVFVGRIRRDESQPKTLNLWIVADNLRKGAATNAVQIGEYLLKNGLIG, from the coding sequence ATGAAAGTAGCAGTAGTAGGTTCCACCGGTCTGGTAGGTGGAGAAATGTTGAAAGTCCTGACAGAAAGAAACTTTCCCGTTACGGAATTGATACCGGTAGCTTCGGAGCGTTCCGCCGGAAAGACCATCACCTTTCAGGGAAAAGGATATACGGTGGTCACGCCGCAAACGGCCATTGAGATGAAGCCGGATCTGGCGTTGTTTTCCGCCGGCGGTTCCACGTCGCTGGAGTGGGCGCCCCGGTTTGCCGAAGCGGGCATTACCGTCGTGGATAATTCATCCGCCTGGAGAATGGACCCGACGAAAAAACTGGTGGTGCCGGAAATCAATGCGGATGCGTTGACAAAAGACGACAAGATTATCGCCAATCCGAACTGTTCTACGATACAGATGGTGGTGGTATTGAATCCGCTGCATCAGAAATTCAAGATCAAACGCGTGGTGGTTTCTACCTATCAGTCGGTGACCGGTACCGGCAAAAAAGCGGTGGACCAGCTGATGAACGAACGCGCAAACGGCTCCTCGGATGAGATGGCTTATAAATACAAGATTGACCTGAATGTGATTCCGCAGATAGATGTGTTTCTGGAAAACGGCTACACCAAGGAAGAAATGAAGATGGTGAAAGAGACCAATAAGATCATGCGCGATGACAATATCAGGGTGACGGCAACCACCATCCGTATTCCGGTGATGGGCGGTCACAGTGAGAGCGTGAACATCGAGTTTGAAAATGACTTTGACCTGGCAGAGGTACGTTCCCTCTTGGAAAAATCCGAGGGTGTAGTGGTAGAGGATGATGTGGCGAACTTTATCTATCCGATGCCGATGAATGCGCATGGCAGGGACGAAGTGTTTGTAGGCAGAATCCGCCGGGATGAAAGCCAGCCGAAAACGCTGAACCTTTGGATAGTAGCCGACAATCTGCGTAAAGGTGCCGCCACCAACGCGGTTCAGATTGGCGAGTACCTGCTGAAGAATGGGCTGATAGGATAG
- a CDS encoding caspase family protein yields MKNNSCLTFLVLLLLSVVCYSQNKRALIVGINDYFYRDTTTKQILRDPKNSLQGCVNDAKSIKELIISRFGYKAENIRELYSAQATKKQILTSLDKLLANSKPGDQAFFYYSGHGLQMPDNTGYNTDEAIAPCDILYQKNGYIQSLQLAAIYNKFVDKKVTLTTIFDCCHSWGTKTVEIQKDGITYYRKMAPTGGGPKISSFGGNGETQEIFATLEIEPLAGGAEAEGTDIRELNGWLVSSLVKNADEAYVASAAEDKALAAVKKDNGAAVSAKILDGVIPMPGSPAIRINSNFLFMSATNDDQKAKEKKDETGNNHGVFTKALLEVYKKYPATMTAQQAFDRIKEELIKRNLPQTPTLRCAPERKSKNLLSVVPATIRNSVQATCIVAGNGTITLDKGAMSGILKGNILQDITNPAVKVEVVSLSGENNAIATATNGSTLVGHTFKVLSWYVKSDPLLKVYLPKDSFPFSRLKQFVNTTLKPLLKANTASGGSGKCVPFEKSSGGSKLYVSADKITFIDGNTHESAVLNNLSPNTLLSVNQNRPYFIYLPIPYEVSKVLTALCKKDQNLQLVEDPAQADVSFYCAYTKTIKTDKGFADKPETAPAYDPYDLMQIMQLQQTEILSENLVLAFSKETVGVARTSLQHQPLVPYLSLKSGETRTAAEIAGKLYEWLTYTAGKRGIWLNGWTRK; encoded by the coding sequence ATGAAAAATAATTCTTGCCTTACATTCTTAGTGCTACTGCTACTGTCTGTTGTATGTTATTCACAAAATAAAAGAGCATTAATCGTCGGCATCAACGATTATTTCTACCGCGACACTACAACAAAGCAAATTTTGCGCGACCCGAAGAATTCTTTACAGGGTTGTGTCAACGACGCAAAATCCATTAAGGAGCTGATTATCTCCAGATTCGGTTATAAGGCTGAAAACATCCGTGAACTGTACAGCGCACAGGCCACCAAAAAGCAGATCCTGACATCCCTCGATAAACTGTTAGCCAACAGCAAGCCGGGTGACCAGGCTTTTTTTTATTATTCCGGGCATGGCCTGCAGATGCCCGATAATACAGGCTATAACACCGACGAAGCCATCGCACCCTGCGACATACTCTACCAAAAGAACGGCTATATCCAGAGCCTGCAGCTGGCCGCTATATACAATAAATTTGTCGACAAGAAAGTGACGCTCACCACGATTTTTGACTGCTGCCACAGTTGGGGAACCAAAACCGTGGAGATACAAAAAGACGGTATCACCTATTACCGGAAAATGGCACCTACCGGAGGAGGGCCTAAAATTTCCAGTTTCGGGGGCAACGGTGAAACCCAGGAAATCTTCGCCACTCTGGAAATAGAACCCCTGGCAGGCGGCGCAGAAGCAGAAGGCACCGACATCAGGGAACTGAACGGTTGGCTGGTAAGTTCGTTGGTAAAAAACGCGGATGAAGCATATGTTGCCAGTGCTGCAGAAGACAAAGCCCTTGCCGCAGTGAAAAAAGACAACGGTGCTGCGGTATCTGCAAAAATACTGGATGGGGTAATTCCAATGCCTGGTTCGCCGGCAATACGAATCAACTCTAACTTTCTGTTTATGTCGGCCACCAACGACGACCAGAAGGCAAAGGAGAAAAAAGATGAGACAGGAAATAATCACGGTGTGTTCACCAAGGCATTGTTGGAAGTGTATAAAAAATATCCCGCGACCATGACGGCGCAGCAGGCATTTGACCGAATCAAGGAGGAACTTATAAAACGCAATCTTCCCCAAACGCCCACGCTGCGCTGCGCCCCTGAGCGCAAGTCAAAGAATCTGTTAAGTGTGGTTCCAGCGACAATCCGAAACAGTGTGCAGGCAACATGTATCGTCGCAGGAAACGGAACCATTACGTTGGATAAGGGTGCGATGTCCGGAATCCTGAAAGGCAATATCCTGCAGGATATCACGAACCCTGCCGTGAAGGTGGAAGTGGTTTCGCTGAGCGGTGAAAACAACGCAATTGCGACTGCCACAAACGGCAGCACACTGGTTGGACATACATTCAAAGTGCTCAGCTGGTATGTGAAATCAGATCCGCTGCTGAAGGTGTATCTGCCCAAAGACAGTTTTCCGTTCAGCCGATTGAAACAGTTTGTCAACACCACGTTGAAGCCGCTGCTGAAAGCAAATACAGCAAGCGGCGGTTCAGGGAAATGTGTTCCATTTGAAAAATCATCCGGCGGTTCTAAATTGTATGTGTCCGCAGATAAAATAACATTCATAGACGGCAATACCCATGAGTCTGCGGTACTGAACAATCTTTCCCCAAACACCTTGCTGTCCGTGAACCAGAACCGTCCGTATTTTATCTACCTGCCGATTCCGTATGAGGTCAGCAAGGTGCTTACAGCCCTGTGTAAAAAAGACCAGAACCTACAGCTCGTGGAAGACCCTGCACAGGCGGATGTCTCTTTTTACTGTGCATATACAAAAACCATAAAGACAGACAAAGGATTTGCGGACAAGCCGGAAACCGCTCCTGCTTACGACCCATATGACCTGATGCAAATCATGCAGCTGCAACAAACAGAAATCCTCTCGGAGAATCTGGTGCTGGCGTTCAGCAAGGAAACGGTGGGAGTGGCACGGACCAGCTTGCAGCACCAACCCCTGGTGCCGTATCTGTCCCTGAAAAGCGGGGAAACAAGAACTGCTGCCGAGATAGCGGGGAAGTTATATGAATGGCTTACCTATACCGCCGGAAAAAGAGGTATCTGGCTGAATGGCTGGACGAGAAAATAA
- a CDS encoding glycosyltransferase family 2 protein translates to MNKIGIVTITYNSAQVIEPFMDCVLRQTHSHFILYIIDNVSSDDTLDLLRKYKDERIILLANDKNVGVAAGNNQGIRRAMEDGCEEILIINNDVEFEHTLLEKLSRQLVELNCSLVAPKMMYYPETNLIWWAGTKFIDKDGCMTNHIGIQQEDRGQFDKTEPMDYAPTCCVLLRKEVMDDIGLMDEKYFAYYDDTDFFYRIYKQGKHHLYYYPFVKFYHKVGGLSNMKEGNARKFKFNDFYIHLITRNHVYYLRKQQTLRAWYNILYFFFRMNLRFLFSGKYHRNLSTLWLLQRSYFEGLLL, encoded by the coding sequence ATGAATAAAATAGGCATTGTTACCATTACCTACAACAGCGCTCAGGTCATTGAGCCTTTTATGGATTGTGTATTGCGGCAGACGCATTCCCATTTTATTTTGTATATCATAGACAATGTTTCTTCCGACGATACGCTTGATTTGCTGCGCAAATACAAGGATGAAAGGATTATTCTGCTGGCAAATGACAAGAATGTAGGGGTGGCTGCCGGCAATAATCAGGGAATCAGACGCGCCATGGAGGATGGATGTGAAGAAATCTTAATCATCAATAACGATGTTGAATTTGAGCATACCTTACTCGAGAAATTATCCCGACAACTGGTAGAACTGAATTGCAGTCTGGTGGCGCCCAAGATGATGTATTACCCGGAGACCAACCTGATCTGGTGGGCAGGAACGAAGTTTATTGATAAAGATGGTTGTATGACAAACCATATCGGCATACAACAGGAAGACAGGGGGCAGTTTGACAAGACCGAACCGATGGATTATGCCCCGACATGTTGTGTGCTGCTAAGGAAAGAAGTGATGGATGACATTGGTTTAATGGATGAAAAATACTTCGCCTATTACGATGATACCGATTTCTTCTACAGGATTTATAAACAGGGAAAGCATCATTTATATTATTATCCGTTTGTAAAATTCTATCATAAAGTTGGTGGGTTATCCAATATGAAGGAAGGTAATGCCAGAAAATTCAAATTCAATGATTTTTACATACATCTTATTACACGGAACCACGTCTATTATCTGCGCAAGCAACAGACACTGAGGGCGTGGTACAATATCCTTTATTTCTTTTTCAGGATGAATCTCCGTTTTCTGTTCAGCGGGAAATACCACCGCAATCTTTCCACTCTTTGGTTGTTGCAGAGATCCTATTTCGAAGGATTGCTATTATAA
- a CDS encoding L,D-transpeptidase family protein — protein MAVSTFGTTSCKNNSSKAETIQSKVLIPKDEMEFQKDMSIVLGEYIGTFPASDKNNTRYLGWQELVRTIYEQHSFHPVWVNKDGLSAKGKEMLHVLSTAEFLGLNKELYGYEKLRKLADSVALIQPGIDFSISKQLEVGLTRSFLQIALHMDDGMFADTSIGITSNFIKHKEDYIALLQKTTTDSIAHVIASLEPNNPMYNRYMAALRDFVAKNNISSRPIHIRNPKQDSLGAVTDTRMALVYHHYLIDSLKNNDSAYLIAIKRFQKDNNLNNDGVIGANTIKALERDNAKKFQLLAINADRWRKEHILQLPERYVWVNLPSYKLKIVEADTVRLEKRVVIGKSNKKNETPILESAINQIVLWPTWTVPQNIVKQEMKSFRGFIVTRHGNWTTVVQPPGPNNALGTVKMLFPNKYSVYMHDTPAKSFFNSDVRAGSHGCVRCQDALEIAYNLMVMDTFTISIDTLKAIRDRKIETQVLRLKTPVPVYFRYFTAEADFNGVIRFYADVYNRDKQMINFIFNGKKPHVYTKEELRERAVADSLSILKKKKADAALAEAKLKQEKERLLSPNVMNYPSKPDTTSARHDSL, from the coding sequence ATGGCTGTATCAACTTTCGGAACAACTTCGTGTAAAAACAACAGTTCGAAAGCCGAAACCATACAAAGCAAGGTGCTGATTCCAAAAGATGAAATGGAATTTCAGAAAGACATGTCAATTGTTCTGGGCGAGTATATCGGTACATTTCCCGCCTCGGATAAAAACAATACACGATACCTCGGATGGCAGGAACTGGTGAGAACCATATACGAACAGCATAGTTTTCACCCTGTCTGGGTGAACAAGGATGGTTTGTCCGCCAAAGGGAAGGAAATGCTGCATGTCTTGAGTACAGCCGAATTTCTGGGGTTGAACAAAGAATTGTACGGATATGAAAAACTGCGGAAATTAGCGGATTCCGTTGCGCTGATCCAGCCTGGCATAGATTTCAGCATATCCAAACAACTGGAAGTCGGGCTGACGCGCTCCTTCCTGCAGATAGCATTGCACATGGATGACGGTATGTTTGCGGACACCAGCATCGGCATTACCTCCAATTTTATTAAGCATAAAGAAGACTATATCGCCTTACTGCAGAAAACCACCACCGACTCCATCGCACATGTCATCGCCTCACTGGAACCCAACAACCCGATGTACAACCGCTATATGGCGGCATTAAGGGATTTCGTAGCGAAAAACAATATTTCTTCCAGGCCCATTCACATCCGTAATCCCAAGCAAGACTCTCTGGGTGCCGTAACTGATACGCGAATGGCATTGGTCTATCATCATTATCTGATTGATTCCCTGAAAAACAATGACTCCGCCTACCTTATTGCCATCAAACGTTTTCAAAAAGACAACAACCTGAACAACGACGGGGTGATTGGCGCGAATACGATAAAGGCGCTGGAAAGGGATAATGCCAAAAAATTCCAGTTGCTGGCCATCAATGCGGACCGCTGGCGCAAAGAACATATCCTTCAACTACCCGAACGATATGTATGGGTGAACCTTCCTTCCTACAAATTAAAGATTGTGGAAGCAGATACCGTGCGGCTGGAAAAACGGGTAGTAATCGGAAAATCCAACAAAAAAAATGAAACACCCATTCTGGAAAGTGCTATCAACCAAATTGTATTATGGCCCACCTGGACCGTTCCGCAAAATATCGTAAAACAGGAGATGAAAAGTTTCAGGGGGTTTATAGTAACCCGGCATGGAAACTGGACAACGGTAGTACAACCTCCGGGCCCCAATAATGCCCTGGGTACCGTAAAGATGCTGTTCCCCAATAAGTATTCCGTGTATATGCATGACACACCTGCCAAAAGTTTTTTCAACTCTGATGTTCGGGCGGGCAGCCACGGCTGTGTGCGTTGCCAGGATGCACTGGAAATCGCCTATAACCTGATGGTGATGGATACCTTTACCATATCAATTGATACCCTAAAAGCGATTAGGGACAGAAAGATTGAGACACAAGTCTTGCGGCTGAAAACACCGGTTCCGGTCTATTTCCGCTACTTTACGGCAGAAGCAGATTTTAACGGCGTAATCAGATTTTATGCAGACGTGTACAATAGGGATAAACAGATGATCAATTTCATTTTTAATGGCAAGAAACCGCATGTTTATACAAAAGAAGAACTGCGCGAACGGGCCGTGGCGGACTCTCTGTCCATCCTTAAGAAAAAGAAAGCAGATGCTGCTTTGGCGGAAGCAAAGCTGAAACAGGAAAAAGAAAGGCTATTGAGCCCGAATGTAATGAATTACCCTTCTAAGCCGGATACCACTTCTGCCAGGCATGATTCACTGTAG
- a CDS encoding caspase family protein — MLRRYFLCSLIQFCLYPVSFTQTKRALIIGINDYYTMDGFTKTILPDTRNSLHGCVNDAKSIKELISSRFRFRESFIKELYNKQANKQNILDELDKLLAVSKAGDQVFFYYSGHGLQLKNAVTKSTDEAIAPSDALYNTNGFIRTLQLAAIFNQFVDKKVILTTVFDCCYSWGTHTMIGKEEPQTDFGITISANIPGIEESFSADGEDKFVPVASGTFSERETRGLDYNEFMNLSDFTPDSLYLLNKTDSSFSLFSFLTVNPFSSDTLPVLYKKDSRSGRFIPANVLQDNEREFKMQGNLIGDIFSGTTAPSNRMQSNYLFLSATNDVQKAVEKPDENGNRHGVFTKALIEVFKRNSANISGAQLFEKISAELKKRFYGQTPTLKCDPHRLKKNLISTSPASVSDLVLTKCIQSSGKTILLNKGALAGLSAGNILDDISHSETQAEVKELKGDNTCIAILKKGSGNMKGHTFKVSSWYTKTAPLIRVYIPHDKTTGSQLNTLVQNQIKPLIKEQDMNGPNKGYGYYVPFEENFSCSKIFMKGNQFPYIGLVANTNALLPDLTKGALQKVNQNQPYIVYLPVPEEIAKATEFLCRKNQNIELVSDPEKADISISCFYSRNINKNKDYLPGTKKINNSSPYYRSGLAPALQEQDDPDVNILLALTHETVGDNIPKRWHSAQSPFLVIHHPIKEVQSIAEKIYHWFIVRSVDKGVWLNDWQRK; from the coding sequence ATGTTACGAAGGTATTTTTTATGCAGTCTAATTCAGTTCTGTTTATATCCGGTCAGTTTTACACAAACCAAAAGAGCACTGATCATAGGCATCAATGACTACTATACCATGGACGGGTTCACAAAAACCATTTTGCCAGATACGCGCAATTCCCTGCATGGCTGTGTGAACGATGCCAAATCCATCAAGGAATTAATCAGCTCGCGGTTTCGGTTCAGAGAATCGTTCATTAAAGAATTATACAATAAACAAGCAAACAAACAAAACATACTGGATGAACTGGATAAATTGCTGGCAGTTAGCAAGGCCGGCGACCAGGTGTTCTTTTATTATTCCGGTCATGGCCTGCAGCTTAAAAATGCGGTGACCAAGTCCACCGATGAGGCGATTGCACCATCCGATGCTTTATACAATACAAACGGGTTTATCAGAACGCTTCAACTGGCGGCCATCTTTAATCAATTTGTAGATAAGAAAGTCATTCTGACTACCGTTTTCGACTGCTGTTACAGCTGGGGTACCCATACCATGATTGGCAAAGAGGAGCCGCAAACTGATTTTGGCATTACCATTTCTGCCAATATTCCGGGCATAGAGGAATCTTTTAGTGCAGATGGGGAAGATAAATTTGTACCGGTTGCTTCCGGCACTTTCTCAGAAAGAGAAACCAGGGGTCTGGATTATAATGAATTTATGAATCTCTCCGATTTCACTCCTGATTCACTCTATCTGTTGAATAAGACAGACTCCTCATTCAGCCTGTTCTCCTTTCTTACCGTTAATCCATTCTCATCCGACACCTTACCTGTGCTATATAAGAAAGATAGCCGCTCCGGACGATTTATCCCTGCCAATGTTTTACAGGACAATGAACGGGAATTTAAAATGCAGGGAAATCTTATTGGAGATATTTTTTCGGGCACCACGGCTCCTTCTAACAGGATGCAGTCCAATTATCTGTTCTTATCCGCTACCAATGATGTACAGAAGGCCGTGGAAAAACCGGATGAGAACGGCAACAGGCATGGTGTCTTTACAAAAGCGCTGATAGAGGTGTTTAAGAGGAATTCCGCCAACATTTCAGGGGCTCAGTTATTCGAAAAGATATCCGCCGAATTGAAAAAGCGATTTTACGGGCAAACCCCCACGCTCAAATGTGACCCGCATCGATTGAAAAAGAATCTGATCAGCACTTCACCTGCCTCTGTATCGGATTTGGTTCTGACCAAATGTATTCAATCTTCCGGGAAAACCATCCTGCTCAACAAAGGCGCACTGGCCGGTTTGTCTGCAGGAAATATCCTGGATGATATTTCCCATTCTGAGACACAAGCGGAAGTCAAGGAACTGAAAGGAGACAACACCTGCATTGCCATACTCAAAAAAGGAAGCGGCAATATGAAAGGGCATACATTTAAAGTGAGCAGCTGGTATACCAAAACAGCACCGTTGATTAGAGTATATATTCCGCATGACAAAACCACCGGCTCACAATTGAATACGCTGGTTCAGAATCAGATTAAACCGCTGATTAAAGAACAGGACATGAACGGCCCTAATAAAGGGTATGGTTATTATGTCCCGTTTGAGGAGAATTTCTCTTGCTCCAAGATTTTCATGAAGGGAAACCAATTTCCCTATATTGGATTAGTAGCCAATACCAATGCGCTCTTACCGGATTTAACGAAAGGCGCCTTACAAAAAGTGAATCAGAATCAACCTTATATCGTCTATCTGCCGGTACCGGAAGAAATAGCTAAAGCAACGGAATTTTTATGCAGGAAAAACCAGAATATTGAATTGGTAAGTGATCCTGAAAAAGCAGATATTTCCATCAGCTGTTTCTATAGCCGCAATATCAATAAAAACAAAGACTACCTGCCCGGTACAAAAAAGATAAATAACAGTTCTCCGTACTACCGGAGCGGGCTGGCTCCCGCCCTTCAGGAACAGGATGACCCTGATGTCAATATCCTGCTGGCACTGACCCATGAAACGGTTGGAGACAATATACCCAAACGATGGCATTCCGCGCAAAGCCCGTTCCTGGTCATCCATCACCCCATCAAAGAGGTACAGTCAATTGCTGAAAAAATATATCACTGGTTCATTGTCCGCTCCGTTGATAAAGGAGTGTGGCTGAACGATTGGCAGAGGAAATAG